AGGATCGCGATCCGCGCCACCCGGCGCGGGGTGAGGAACCCGTGCGGGCCAGAGGTGGAGAAGGTGACCTCGTCCTGCGGGGCCGGGGGCTGCTCGCTCATGTGACTTTCCTCGTATCGGTGCTGGTGGGGCCGCGCCGGCGCGCGGACCACCACCGCAATGTACCGGAAGCTGCCCGGAGGGCCGCGCCACGGTCCAGGACACTCCCCGGCCAGGATGCCTGGGCAGTGCGGCTTGACCCCTGTGGTGGGATTGGGCGCATGACCACGCAAGTTGATTTCTGGTTCGACCCGACGTGCCCCTGGGCCTGGATGACCTCCCGCTGGATCCTGGAGGTGGAGAAGGTCCGGGACGTCAAGGCCGTCTTCCACCCCATGAGCCTGTTCATCCTCAACGAGGGGCGCGACCTCGACCCCGGCTACCGGGCGCACATCGACGAGACCCTCATCGCCTCCCGCGCCGCGGCGGCCGTCATGAAACTCTACGGGCACGACCAGGTCCGCGACTTCTACACCGCCCTTGGTACCCGCCTGCACCCGAAGGGCGAGCCCATCACGGTGGAAACCATCGCTGCTGCCCTGCAGGAGGCCGGGCTCGATGCCGGCATCGCCCAGCGCGTGACCACCGACGAGTTCGACGCCGACCTGCGCGCCTACCAGAAGGTGGCGCAGGACCTCGTCGGCACGGACGTCGGCACTCCGATCATCCGCATCAACGGCATGGCCCTGTTCGGCCCGGTCATCTCGCCAGCCCCGAAGGGCGAGGCCG
The sequence above is drawn from the Arachnia rubra genome and encodes:
- a CDS encoding mycothiol-dependent nitroreductase Rv2466c family protein translates to MTTQVDFWFDPTCPWAWMTSRWILEVEKVRDVKAVFHPMSLFILNEGRDLDPGYRAHIDETLIASRAAAAVMKLYGHDQVRDFYTALGTRLHPKGEPITVETIAAALQEAGLDAGIAQRVTTDEFDADLRAYQKVAQDLVGTDVGTPIIRINGMALFGPVISPAPKGEAAGELFDGVAKVTAYPGFFELKRSRDVGPIFD